The Sesamum indicum cultivar Zhongzhi No. 13 linkage group LG1, S_indicum_v1.0, whole genome shotgun sequence genome includes a window with the following:
- the LOC105162982 gene encoding uncharacterized protein LOC105162982 isoform X1: MASLVPGVLIKLLQSINSNLKVRGEYRSVLLQVISIVPAISGSELWPDHGFFIKVSDSSHSTYVSLSREDTDLILNNKLQLGQFFYVEKMEPGTPVPILVGVRPVPGRHPFVGNPKDLMQLLEASEGTLQVDQENGVNVKLNELLDTKEETAKKRIVIKEEKTAVASRYMQGFLKQKSEGKESDQSGGGKDSENESGGAAKKVGPLRGKQNELKGQSRASSPSRARPDALTQKSDTDSFSSKPDVTASKFLVVKCTNKQENINFNCLPNSSNKKQSPEALSWSNLPPTLLKPGKGMLRRGNLASLVAAEAQKEANTAANLAKCLSMFADLYSSASPENPHLSLSKFFTLQQLIEKADVAIPTKDVWENLQVNSTPQEKDKSSKKCGPLHRRSVNRTLRTSSELTGADKLEWSKGDGMKEITELRKILANEMQSWFLNFLGEALEIGFRGGSQEKKGKESAARVVEQNNHIASTLSQLKQANEWLDKLRSNSSSEKSELLETIDRLKQKVYACLLVHVDSAASALECRKIP; this comes from the exons ATGGCATCTCTTGTTCCTGGAGTACTAATCAAACTCCTTCAAAGTATTAATTCCAACTTAAAGGTTCGTGGGGAGTATCGGTCCGTCCTTTTACAGGTAATCAGCATCGTTCCAGCTATATCAGGATCGGAATTGTGGCCCGACCATGGGTTTTTCATCAAGGTTTCAGATTCTTCCCACTCGACTTACGTCTCCCTATCTAGAGAAGATACTGATCTAATCTTGAACAACAAATTACAACTAGGCCAATTTTTCTATGTGGAGAAAATGGAGCCTGGGACTCCAGTTCCTATCTTAGTCGGCGTTAGGCCGGTTCCAGGTCGACATCCATTTGTGGGCAATCCCAAGGATTTGATGCAATTGCTGGAAGCATCTGAGGGAACTCTGCAAGTTGATCAAGAAAATGGGGTGAATGTGAAATTGAATGAGTTGCTCGATACAAAAGAGGAAACTGCCAAAAAGAGAATCGTGATCAAGGAGGAGAAAACGGCTGTTGCCTCTCGATACATGCagggtttcttgaagcagAAATCGGAAGGAAAAGAGTCGGATCAAAGTGGTGGAGGAAAGGACAGTGAGAATGAGAGTGGTGGAGCAGCCAAAAAAGTTGGACCTCTAAGAGGGAAGCAAAATGAGCTTAAAGGTCAG TCACGGGCATCAAGTCCTTCCCGGGCTCGTCCTGATGCATTAACACAGAAATCAGATACAGATTCATTTAGCAGCAAACCAGATGTGACAGCTTCTAAGTTTCTGGTAGTGAAATGCACgaataaacaagaaaacatcaaCTTCAACTGTTTGCCAAATAGCAGTAACAAAAAGCAATCTCCTGAGGCATTATCCTGGTCCAATCTGCCACCCACACTTCTTAAGCCTGGAAAG GGAATGCTTAGAAGGGGAAACCTGGCTTCTTTGGTAGCTGCAGAAGCACAAAAAGAAGCTAATACAGCAGCAAATCTCGCCAAGTGCCTCAG TATGTTCGCCGATCTTTATTCCTCCGCTTCTCCAGAGAACccccatctctctctctccaagtTCTTTACACTCCAACAACTGATAGAAAAAGCAGATGTAGCCATTCCAACAAAAGATGTATGGGAGAATTTACAAGTAAACTCAACACCGCAAGAAAAGGACAAGTCCAGTAAAAAATGCGGTCCATTGCATCGTAGAAGTGTGAACAGAACTCTCAGGACCTCATCAGAACTTACTGGGGCTGATAAACTAGAATGGTCTAAGGGAGATGGTATGAAAGAAATCACGGAACTAAGAAAGATTCTTGCAAACGAAATGCAATCATGGTTTCTAAATTTCCTTGGAGAAGCACTTGAAATAGGCTTCCGCGGGGGTagccaagaaaagaaaggaaaagagagcGCTGCGCGAGTTGTGGAACAAAATAACCACATTGCATCAACGTTGTCACAGCTAAAACAAGCAAATGAATGGTTAGACAAGCTAAGGAGCAACTCAAGCTCAGAGAAAAGTGAACTTCTTGAGACCATTGATAGATTGAAACAGAAAGTTTATGCCTGTTTGCTGGTTCACGTTGATTCTGCAGCATCAGCTTTGGAATGTAGAAAGATACCCTGA
- the LOC105162982 gene encoding uncharacterized protein LOC105162982 isoform X2: MEPGTPVPILVGVRPVPGRHPFVGNPKDLMQLLEASEGTLQVDQENGVNVKLNELLDTKEETAKKRIVIKEEKTAVASRYMQGFLKQKSEGKESDQSGGGKDSENESGGAAKKVGPLRGKQNELKGQSRASSPSRARPDALTQKSDTDSFSSKPDVTASKFLVVKCTNKQENINFNCLPNSSNKKQSPEALSWSNLPPTLLKPGKGMLRRGNLASLVAAEAQKEANTAANLAKCLSMFADLYSSASPENPHLSLSKFFTLQQLIEKADVAIPTKDVWENLQVNSTPQEKDKSSKKCGPLHRRSVNRTLRTSSELTGADKLEWSKGDGMKEITELRKILANEMQSWFLNFLGEALEIGFRGGSQEKKGKESAARVVEQNNHIASTLSQLKQANEWLDKLRSNSSSEKSELLETIDRLKQKVYACLLVHVDSAASALECRKIP; encoded by the exons ATGGAGCCTGGGACTCCAGTTCCTATCTTAGTCGGCGTTAGGCCGGTTCCAGGTCGACATCCATTTGTGGGCAATCCCAAGGATTTGATGCAATTGCTGGAAGCATCTGAGGGAACTCTGCAAGTTGATCAAGAAAATGGGGTGAATGTGAAATTGAATGAGTTGCTCGATACAAAAGAGGAAACTGCCAAAAAGAGAATCGTGATCAAGGAGGAGAAAACGGCTGTTGCCTCTCGATACATGCagggtttcttgaagcagAAATCGGAAGGAAAAGAGTCGGATCAAAGTGGTGGAGGAAAGGACAGTGAGAATGAGAGTGGTGGAGCAGCCAAAAAAGTTGGACCTCTAAGAGGGAAGCAAAATGAGCTTAAAGGTCAG TCACGGGCATCAAGTCCTTCCCGGGCTCGTCCTGATGCATTAACACAGAAATCAGATACAGATTCATTTAGCAGCAAACCAGATGTGACAGCTTCTAAGTTTCTGGTAGTGAAATGCACgaataaacaagaaaacatcaaCTTCAACTGTTTGCCAAATAGCAGTAACAAAAAGCAATCTCCTGAGGCATTATCCTGGTCCAATCTGCCACCCACACTTCTTAAGCCTGGAAAG GGAATGCTTAGAAGGGGAAACCTGGCTTCTTTGGTAGCTGCAGAAGCACAAAAAGAAGCTAATACAGCAGCAAATCTCGCCAAGTGCCTCAG TATGTTCGCCGATCTTTATTCCTCCGCTTCTCCAGAGAACccccatctctctctctccaagtTCTTTACACTCCAACAACTGATAGAAAAAGCAGATGTAGCCATTCCAACAAAAGATGTATGGGAGAATTTACAAGTAAACTCAACACCGCAAGAAAAGGACAAGTCCAGTAAAAAATGCGGTCCATTGCATCGTAGAAGTGTGAACAGAACTCTCAGGACCTCATCAGAACTTACTGGGGCTGATAAACTAGAATGGTCTAAGGGAGATGGTATGAAAGAAATCACGGAACTAAGAAAGATTCTTGCAAACGAAATGCAATCATGGTTTCTAAATTTCCTTGGAGAAGCACTTGAAATAGGCTTCCGCGGGGGTagccaagaaaagaaaggaaaagagagcGCTGCGCGAGTTGTGGAACAAAATAACCACATTGCATCAACGTTGTCACAGCTAAAACAAGCAAATGAATGGTTAGACAAGCTAAGGAGCAACTCAAGCTCAGAGAAAAGTGAACTTCTTGAGACCATTGATAGATTGAAACAGAAAGTTTATGCCTGTTTGCTGGTTCACGTTGATTCTGCAGCATCAGCTTTGGAATGTAGAAAGATACCCTGA
- the LOC105162996 gene encoding uncharacterized protein LOC105162996: MAFRATLVFITLLSVATSMSSAAIINAGILGGVLTCTNTSIAIVGTYPVISHARVNLVCGSGSLAQVVRSVVTDTAGLYNFLFTTLDTVLADPGSCYLTAAIPSGSCFFSLPSGVLRIPVVVLGTIDALVGQLLVLAPGPMSFVVPA; the protein is encoded by the coding sequence ATGGCCTTCCGTGCGACGCTTGTGTTCATCACTCTCCTTTCCGTAGCCACCTCCATGTCCTCAGCTGCAATCATCAACGCTGGGATTCTTGGAGGTGTGCTCACTTGTACTAACACATCCATAGCCATAGTCGGGACGTATCCCGTTATCTCACATGCAAGAGTGAATCTTGTCTGTGGGAGTGGCTCATTGGCACAAGTGGTTAGATCAGTTGTCACGGATACTGCTGGACTTTACAACTTTCTCTTTACCACTCTCGACACTGTGTTGGCTGACCCTGGAAGCTGCTACCTCACCGCCGCCATTCCATCCGGCTCTTGCTTCTTTAGCCTTCCCTCTGGTGTTCTGAGGATCCCTGTTGTTGTTCTTGGCACAATCGATGCGTTGGTCGGACAATTGCTCGTTCTTGCTCCCGGGCCAATGTCCTTTGTGGTTCCGGCCTAA